In one window of Rhodanobacter sp. FDAARGOS 1247 DNA:
- the rseP gene encoding RIP metalloprotease RseP, which produces MTSFFGSVFWLLVTLGVLVTFHEFGHYWVARRCGVKVLRFSVGFGNAIWKRIGRDGTEYQIAAIPLGGYVKMLDAREGEVDPALQSQEFTGKSVWKRIAIVAAGPGFNLIFTVAAFWLMFMLGRPDAAPLVTATPQSIAARAGIQPGDRILRVDGEEVGTYTDAMDGVVNALLGRSPLPLTVRGTDGRQRELVLPLDELPAGEGVASYLDQLGLKLASSPAIAASVLPGMPAALGGMQGGDRIVSINGQPVSDYAAFQKLVPLEAAKSPHLKLAIERGGKPLVLAVDARHESIEGQPVSWIIGVNGPGPEQVTLRYGPIRAFSASLDATWRNTAQTFNLIGKMISGQASTNNLSGVIGIASVANQSASMGLPWFLNFLALVSLSLAILNLLPIPVLDGGHLLYYLVELVKGSPVSEQTMVVGQYIGIALLFTLMGLAFYNDIHRMLPS; this is translated from the coding sequence ATGACTTCCTTCTTCGGCTCGGTGTTCTGGTTGCTGGTCACGCTCGGCGTGCTGGTGACCTTCCATGAGTTTGGCCATTACTGGGTCGCGCGCCGCTGTGGGGTCAAGGTGCTGCGCTTCTCGGTCGGTTTCGGCAACGCGATCTGGAAACGCATCGGCCGCGACGGCACCGAATACCAGATCGCCGCGATTCCGCTGGGCGGTTACGTCAAGATGCTGGACGCCCGCGAGGGCGAGGTCGACCCCGCGTTGCAGTCGCAGGAATTCACCGGCAAGTCGGTGTGGAAGCGCATCGCCATCGTCGCCGCCGGCCCGGGCTTCAACCTGATCTTCACCGTCGCCGCGTTCTGGCTGATGTTCATGCTGGGCCGGCCCGATGCCGCCCCGCTGGTCACCGCCACGCCGCAGAGCATCGCCGCCAGGGCCGGCATCCAGCCTGGTGACCGCATCCTCCGCGTCGATGGCGAAGAGGTAGGCACCTATACCGATGCGATGGACGGCGTGGTCAACGCCCTGCTCGGGCGTTCGCCGCTGCCGCTGACCGTTCGGGGCACCGATGGTCGCCAGCGCGAACTGGTGTTGCCGCTGGACGAACTGCCCGCCGGCGAAGGCGTGGCCAGCTATCTGGATCAACTGGGGCTGAAGCTGGCCTCGTCCCCGGCGATCGCCGCCAGCGTGCTGCCCGGCATGCCGGCGGCACTTGGCGGCATGCAGGGCGGCGACCGGATCGTCTCGATCAACGGCCAGCCGGTGAGCGACTACGCCGCGTTCCAGAAACTGGTGCCACTCGAGGCCGCAAAATCGCCGCACCTGAAACTGGCGATCGAACGGGGCGGCAAGCCACTCGTGCTGGCGGTCGACGCGCGGCACGAATCCATCGAAGGCCAGCCGGTCAGCTGGATCATCGGCGTCAATGGCCCCGGCCCCGAACAGGTCACCTTGCGTTACGGGCCGATCAGGGCGTTTTCCGCCTCGCTCGACGCCACCTGGCGCAATACCGCGCAGACCTTCAACCTGATCGGCAAGATGATCAGCGGCCAGGCTTCGACCAACAACCTGTCCGGCGTGATCGGCATCGCCTCGGTGGCCAACCAGTCGGCCAGCATGGGCCTGCCCTGGTTCCTCAACTTCCTGGCGCTGGTTTCGCTGAGCCTGGCGATCCTCAACCTGCTGCCGATCCCGGTCCTGGATGGCGGGCACCTGCTGTATTATCTTGTGGAGTTGGTCAAGGGCAGTCCGGTCAGCGAACAGACGATGGTGGTCGGCCAGTACATCGGCATCGCCTTGCTGTTTACCCTGATGGGGCTGGCTTTCTACAACGACATCCATCGCATGCTGCCGTCGTGA
- a CDS encoding 1-deoxy-D-xylulose-5-phosphate reductoisomerase encodes MQDIAVLGATGSIGGSTLDVIARHPGRFRATVLTAHRQVEALVDLCVKHRPELAVIADPALEGELARRLGAAGVRCEVASGHAALTTAASGQLCDTVVAAIVGAAGLESTLAAARTGKRLLLANKESIVMAGPLLLEAVATGKGALIPVDSEHNAIFQCLPGGRPELARSGVRRLVLTASGGPFRGRTRAELAGITPDQACKHPNWVMGRKISVDSATLMNKGLEVIEAHHLFAAPAEVIDVVVHPQSLIHSMVEYVDGSVLAQLGNPDMRTAIAHALAWPERIESGVPSLDLARCAPLQFEPPDLVTFRCLALAFQALRAGGDAPAVLNAANEVAVEAFLGGALPFLSIADVVESVLAELPAQAVVDVGTLCERDRMAREAARRVLRNAC; translated from the coding sequence ATGCAGGACATTGCCGTACTCGGCGCCACCGGCTCGATCGGTGGCAGCACGCTCGACGTGATCGCGCGTCACCCCGGGCGCTTTCGTGCCACGGTGCTGACGGCGCACCGCCAGGTCGAGGCCCTGGTCGACTTGTGCGTGAAACACCGGCCCGAACTGGCGGTGATCGCCGATCCTGCGCTGGAAGGCGAACTGGCCCGTCGCCTGGGCGCCGCGGGGGTGCGTTGCGAGGTGGCCAGCGGCCATGCCGCGCTGACCACGGCCGCTTCCGGCCAGCTGTGCGACACCGTGGTGGCCGCCATCGTGGGCGCCGCGGGACTGGAGTCCACGCTGGCCGCCGCGCGCACGGGCAAGCGCCTGCTGCTGGCCAACAAGGAATCCATCGTGATGGCCGGCCCGCTGCTGCTGGAGGCCGTCGCCACCGGCAAGGGCGCGCTGATTCCCGTCGATTCCGAACACAACGCGATCTTCCAGTGCCTGCCCGGCGGCCGACCCGAGCTGGCTCGAAGTGGCGTGCGCCGGCTGGTCCTGACTGCCTCGGGTGGCCCGTTCCGCGGCCGCACGCGGGCCGAACTGGCCGGCATCACGCCGGACCAGGCCTGCAAGCACCCGAACTGGGTGATGGGGCGCAAGATCTCGGTCGACTCGGCCACCCTGATGAACAAGGGCCTGGAAGTCATCGAGGCCCACCACCTGTTCGCCGCGCCGGCCGAGGTCATCGACGTGGTGGTGCACCCGCAGAGCCTGATCCACTCGATGGTCGAGTACGTCGACGGCTCGGTGCTGGCCCAGCTGGGCAACCCGGACATGCGCACCGCGATCGCCCATGCCCTGGCCTGGCCGGAACGGATCGAGTCCGGCGTGCCTTCGCTGGACCTGGCCCGGTGCGCCCCGCTGCAGTTCGAGCCGCCGGACCTGGTCACCTTCCGCTGCCTGGCGCTGGCCTTCCAGGCCTTGCGTGCCGGCGGCGACGCCCCCGCCGTGCTGAACGCGGCCAACGAGGTCGCCGTGGAAGCCTTCCTCGGCGGCGCACTGCCCTTCCTGTCGATCGCCGACGTGGTCGAGTCGGTACTTGCGGAACTGCCGGCGCAAGCCGTGGTCGATGTTGGAACGCTTTGTGAACGCGACCGCATGGCGCGGGAGGCCGCCCGGCGCGTCCTGCGCAATGCTTGCTGA
- a CDS encoding phosphatidate cytidylyltransferase, which yields MLLQRILTALVLAPLAILIILLPSTGIFGAIVALAFLAAWWEWAQLSGLKNRSARIVLLLAAAGVFILLWLARGSAWTPWLLAVGVAWWVVACLWLRHFTFGAAPTRENLTLKLIAGVFVIFPTWVALTSIHGRLPHGHWWTLLALVIVWASDIGAYFSGRTFGKRKLAPQISPGKTWAGAYGAMVAGVLVADVGGWLLGVRGSSLLALAVLAAATVAISIVGDLLESLMKRHAQVKDSGSIFPGHGGLMDRLDSVFAALPVFAAGLLLLDI from the coding sequence GCATTCTCACCGCCCTGGTGCTCGCGCCGCTGGCGATCCTGATCATCCTGCTGCCGTCCACCGGCATCTTCGGTGCGATCGTCGCGCTGGCCTTCCTCGCCGCCTGGTGGGAATGGGCCCAGCTGAGCGGACTGAAGAACCGTTCGGCGCGGATCGTGCTGCTGCTCGCGGCTGCCGGCGTCTTCATCCTGCTCTGGCTTGCCCGGGGCAGCGCATGGACACCGTGGCTGCTCGCCGTCGGCGTGGCCTGGTGGGTGGTGGCCTGCCTGTGGCTGCGCCATTTCACGTTCGGCGCCGCGCCCACGCGCGAGAACCTGACCTTGAAGCTGATCGCCGGCGTCTTCGTGATCTTCCCCACCTGGGTCGCACTCACCAGCATCCACGGCCGCCTGCCGCACGGTCACTGGTGGACCCTGCTGGCCCTGGTGATCGTGTGGGCCTCGGACATCGGCGCGTATTTCAGCGGCCGCACCTTCGGCAAGCGCAAGCTGGCGCCGCAGATCAGTCCCGGCAAGACCTGGGCCGGTGCATACGGCGCGATGGTCGCCGGCGTGCTGGTCGCCGATGTGGGTGGCTGGCTGCTCGGCGTGCGCGGGAGCTCGCTGCTTGCGCTGGCGGTGCTGGCCGCTGCCACGGTGGCGATATCGATCGTGGGCGACCTGCTGGAAAGCCTGATGAAGCGGCACGCCCAGGTAAAGGATTCGGGCAGCATCTTTCCCGGCCACGGCGGCCTGATGGATCGACTGGACAGCGTATTCGCCGCGCTGCCGGTGTTCGCCGCCGGCCTGCTGTTGCTGGACATCTGA